A window of Campylobacter cuniculorum DSM 23162 = LMG 24588 contains these coding sequences:
- a CDS encoding Bax inhibitor-1/YccA family protein, translating to MSLYDRDYSKSREFATSHPSSELSNFIKQTYQLFAASLLAASVGAYVGVFVLAGLFFQSMATFWILFAVEIGLLFALMYKKREAPLNLVLLFAFTFCSGLTLAPTIILTLSLPEGGVIVAQAFTLTTVAFGALSIFAMNTKRDFTTMGKALFIVLIVVVVASLLNLFIQSSPLSLFISGVAAILFSFYILYDTQNIIRGNYETPVEGAVALYLDFINLFISLLNILRSVNR from the coding sequence ATGAGTCTTTATGATAGAGATTATTCTAAATCAAGAGAATTTGCAACTTCACACCCTTCAAGTGAGCTTAGCAATTTTATCAAGCAAACTTATCAGCTTTTTGCTGCATCTTTACTTGCTGCAAGTGTGGGGGCTTATGTAGGAGTTTTTGTTTTAGCTGGATTATTTTTTCAATCTATGGCAACTTTTTGGATACTTTTTGCCGTTGAAATCGGATTGCTCTTTGCTTTAATGTATAAAAAAAGAGAGGCACCGCTGAATTTAGTCCTACTCTTTGCTTTTACTTTTTGTTCGGGGCTAACCCTTGCACCAACAATTATACTTACTCTTTCTTTACCAGAAGGTGGAGTGATTGTAGCACAAGCCTTTACTTTAACTACAGTTGCTTTTGGTGCATTAAGCATTTTTGCAATGAATACCAAAAGAGATTTTACAACTATGGGAAAAGCTCTTTTTATTGTTTTAATTGTCGTGGTGGTTGCTTCGTTACTCAATCTTTTCATTCAAAGTAGTCCTTTGAGCTTGTTTATTTCAGGTGTTGCTGCAATTTTATTTTCGTTTTATATTCTTTATGACACACAAAATATTATTCGCGGAAATTATGAAACCCCTGTCGAAGGTGCTGTGGCTCTTTATCTTGACTTTATTAATCTTTTTATCTCTCTTCTTAATATTTTAAGAAGTGTTAATCGATAA
- a CDS encoding carbonic anhydrase, with amino-acid sequence MQDLINGAIKFMQEDFKEHKELFASLKNKQSPHTLFIGCSDSRVIPNLITNTGPGDLFVIRNVANIIPPYHIGSDYLATTSAIEYAVNALKVKNIVVCGHSNCGGCNALYAEEKELESAPNFKKWLSILDSIKKSVLLFAKEDLAMRSWLTEKLNLLNSLQNLLTYPGIKEALEEGKMEIHAWYYIIETGEIYECDIKTQNFSLIQNRREQ; translated from the coding sequence ATGCAAGATTTAATCAACGGGGCTATTAAATTTATGCAAGAAGATTTTAAAGAGCATAAAGAGCTTTTTGCAAGTTTGAAAAATAAACAAAGCCCCCATACTCTTTTTATAGGTTGTTCGGATTCTAGAGTGATTCCAAATTTGATTACAAATACAGGTCCGGGCGATCTTTTTGTAATACGCAATGTAGCAAATATCATTCCTCCTTATCATATAGGGAGTGATTATTTGGCGACAACTTCAGCAATAGAATATGCTGTAAATGCTTTAAAGGTAAAAAATATAGTCGTTTGCGGACATAGTAATTGTGGAGGTTGTAATGCTCTTTATGCAGAAGAAAAAGAATTAGAATCTGCTCCAAATTTTAAAAAATGGCTGAGCATTTTAGATTCTATTAAAAAAAGCGTTTTACTTTTTGCAAAAGAGGATTTAGCTATGCGTTCATGGCTTACTGAAAAGCTTAATTTACTCAATTCCTTGCAAAATCTTTTAACTTATCCGGGAATCAAAGAAGCTTTAGAAGAAGGCAAAATGGAAATTCATGCTTGGTATTATATTATAGAAACGGGCGAAATTTACGAATGCGATATTAAAACACAAAATTTTAGCTTAATTCAAAATAGGAGAGAACAATGA
- the frr gene encoding ribosome recycling factor — protein MLNEIFNKQKSQNEKSLEALKKEFTTLRTGKVNIHILDHILIDYYGSQTPLNQVATILANDASTLSITPWEKTMLKTIESAIAAANIGVNPNNDGESVKLFFPPMTREQREENVKQAKAMGEKAKISIRNIRKDANDSIKKLEKDKALSEDEAKKAYDEVQKLTDNYITKIDESVKNKESELLKV, from the coding sequence ATGTTGAATGAAATTTTTAATAAACAAAAAAGTCAAAATGAAAAGAGTCTTGAAGCCTTGAAAAAGGAATTTACAACCTTAAGAACAGGCAAGGTGAATATCCATATTTTAGACCATATCCTTATAGATTATTATGGTTCTCAAACTCCTTTAAATCAAGTTGCAACCATACTTGCAAATGATGCTTCAACTCTTAGCATCACTCCTTGGGAAAAAACAATGCTCAAAACGATAGAAAGTGCTATCGCAGCAGCTAATATCGGAGTTAATCCTAACAACGATGGGGAAAGTGTAAAACTTTTTTTCCCTCCTATGACAAGAGAACAAAGAGAAGAAAATGTCAAACAAGCTAAAGCTATGGGTGAAAAAGCTAAAATTTCTATAAGAAATATAAGAAAAGATGCAAATGATTCGATAAAAAAACTTGAAAAAGACAAAGCTCTTTCAGAAGATGAAGCCAAAAAAGCCTACGATGAAGTGCAAAAACTTACGGATAATTATATTACAAAAATTGACGAAAGTGTCAAAAATAAAGAAAGTGAGCTTTTAAAGGTTTAA
- a CDS encoding mechanosensitive ion channel family protein, which translates to MRKILWILMFLILSAFAKESEILDENQILDENQSAIMNEETKEDVYNLVRQYINLNNELEQYKNKEKNASKEILNDFQKKKNQILEKIPLHITEQNIDEDRVKNFFKIKRELENLQNKNKKNDFTYAKTTLDLTHLRAIESFYSSLLDIEKLFKNNTDSTTLVKTIDSAMEKLEKNTNYDIKEQKDRIKNSEELEEINIKEREVELIINSYNEIFKYLKNNANLLQSNYFFSVFKLQIWIDKINEFVNINFFNVGKTIVSILVIIFFASFRKFFSYLLYFFLVEVIYRNKDKFDPNAIKSIFVEKIKKPIGYLLIIYAASICVSIAFYPAPTPLKISNLFYIIYAIFITWTLLVILDSYGVVFVSKFAEKSGKREIINLAIKILYFVVIIIAALFVLSQLGFNISAIIASLGIGGLAVALAAKDIIANFFASVLLLFDDSFNQGDWIKVAGIEGNVVETGLRKTSIRTFDNSLVFLPNSAIMAANIENLSRRQMGRRMKTYVGVTYDANAQQLESCVKDLKEFIDTCPLIAHEDDGALKYGDYRTKYRQNLVSIDDLEGYKKSSYITLSDFGESSINIELDFYIKSISGKDFREARHQILLEVMRIVEKNGLSFAFPSRSIYLENFPPKLEDLGVKK; encoded by the coding sequence ATGAGAAAAATTCTTTGGATTTTAATGTTTTTGATTTTAAGTGCTTTTGCCAAAGAGTCTGAAATTTTAGATGAAAATCAAATTTTAGATGAAAATCAAAGTGCGATTATGAATGAAGAAACAAAAGAAGATGTCTATAATTTAGTGCGTCAATATATTAATTTAAATAATGAGCTTGAACAATATAAAAATAAAGAAAAAAATGCAAGTAAAGAAATATTAAATGATTTTCAAAAAAAGAAAAATCAAATTCTTGAAAAAATTCCTTTACACATTACTGAACAAAATATTGATGAAGATAGAGTTAAAAATTTTTTTAAGATTAAAAGAGAATTAGAAAATTTACAAAATAAAAATAAAAAAAATGATTTTACCTATGCAAAAACTACGCTTGATTTGACACATTTAAGGGCAATTGAGAGTTTTTATTCTTCTTTGCTTGATATTGAAAAGCTTTTTAAGAACAATACAGATAGCACAACCTTAGTAAAAACCATAGATTCTGCTATGGAAAAATTAGAAAAAAATACAAATTATGACATAAAAGAGCAAAAAGACAGGATTAAAAATTCTGAAGAATTAGAAGAAATTAACATTAAAGAAAGAGAAGTTGAGTTGATTATCAATTCCTATAATGAAATTTTTAAATACCTTAAAAACAATGCAAATTTGCTTCAAAGCAATTATTTTTTTAGTGTTTTTAAACTTCAAATTTGGATTGATAAAATCAATGAATTTGTAAATATAAATTTTTTTAATGTCGGCAAAACGATTGTTTCGATTTTGGTGATTATTTTCTTTGCTTCTTTTAGGAAATTTTTCTCTTACTTGCTTTATTTTTTCCTTGTTGAAGTTATTTATCGCAATAAAGACAAATTCGATCCTAATGCGATTAAGAGTATATTTGTTGAAAAGATTAAAAAACCTATAGGATATTTATTGATTATTTATGCTGCAAGCATTTGCGTTTCTATCGCATTTTATCCAGCTCCTACTCCGCTTAAAATCTCAAATCTGTTTTATATTATTTATGCAATTTTTATCACTTGGACTCTGCTTGTAATTTTGGATAGTTATGGAGTGGTTTTTGTTTCAAAATTTGCAGAAAAGAGTGGAAAAAGAGAAATCATCAATTTGGCGATAAAAATTTTATATTTTGTTGTGATTATCATCGCTGCACTTTTTGTCTTATCTCAACTTGGTTTTAATATTTCAGCCATTATTGCTTCGCTAGGAATAGGCGGTTTAGCAGTGGCTTTAGCGGCTAAAGACATCATTGCGAATTTCTTTGCTTCAGTCTTGCTTTTATTTGATGATAGTTTTAATCAGGGAGATTGGATTAAAGTGGCAGGAATTGAGGGCAATGTCGTTGAAACAGGACTTAGAAAAACAAGCATAAGGACCTTTGATAATTCTTTGGTTTTTTTACCAAATTCCGCGATTATGGCTGCAAACATTGAAAATTTAAGCAGAAGACAAATGGGACGCAGAATGAAAACCTATGTCGGAGTAACCTATGATGCAAATGCACAGCAACTTGAGTCTTGCGTTAAGGATTTGAAAGAATTTATTGACACCTGCCCTTTAATTGCCCATGAAGATGATGGAGCCTTAAAATATGGAGATTATAGGACGAAATATCGTCAAAATTTGGTTTCAATCGATGATTTAGAGGGCTATAAAAAATCTTCTTATATCACTTTAAGTGATTTTGGCGAAAGTTCTATCAATATCGAGCTTGATTTTTATATCAAAAGTATTTCAGGAAAAGATTTTAGAGAGGCAAGGCATCAAATTTTACTTGAAGTGATGAGGATTGTTGAAAAAAATGGATTGTCTTTTGCCTTTCCAAGTCGTAGCATTTATTTGGAAAATTTTCCGCCAAAACTTGAAGATTTAGGAGTTAAAAAATGA
- a CDS encoding RDD family protein, protein MKTKAKIASRWLRFRALLVDVFLIYVPILYLFYFILGSKEAFLNNSFVTSFCTFLFGFIQALFLVKKAQSPGLRAYDLYLIDVNTGGKLSFLKIILRYIIFIVSFGLLIGFFVSFLRKDALSLHDVLTQSCIVTKV, encoded by the coding sequence ATGAAAACTAAAGCAAAAATTGCCTCAAGATGGTTAAGATTTAGGGCTTTGCTTGTAGATGTTTTTTTAATTTATGTGCCGATTTTGTATCTATTTTATTTCATACTTGGTTCTAAGGAAGCTTTTTTAAACAATTCTTTCGTAACAAGCTTTTGCACTTTTCTTTTTGGTTTTATCCAAGCTTTGTTTTTGGTTAAAAAGGCACAGAGTCCGGGTCTTAGAGCGTATGATTTGTATTTGATTGATGTGAATACAGGTGGGAAATTAAGTTTTCTTAAAATTATTTTAAGATATATAATATTTATTGTGAGCTTTGGATTGCTCATCGGTTTTTTTGTCAGTTTTCTAAGAAAAGATGCCCTAAGTTTGCATGATGTTTTAACGCAGAGTTGCATAGTTACAAAAGTTTAA
- the secG gene encoding preprotein translocase subunit SecG has product MITLLIILQFIIVVIICIAILLQKSSSIGLGAYSGSNESLFGAKGPAGFLAKFTFVMGLLLITNTIALGYLYNTASKDSLAEKIVESNTSIPPSVPNNANIPSPAPSAPQLSNDTNATN; this is encoded by the coding sequence ATGATTACTCTTTTGATTATCTTGCAATTTATTATTGTTGTGATTATTTGCATTGCCATTTTGTTGCAAAAAAGCTCAAGTATAGGACTTGGAGCTTATAGTGGAAGCAATGAAAGTCTTTTTGGTGCTAAGGGTCCGGCAGGATTTTTAGCTAAATTTACTTTTGTTATGGGTTTATTACTCATCACAAATACAATAGCTTTAGGCTATCTTTATAATACAGCAAGTAAAGATTCTTTGGCTGAAAAAATTGTTGAAAGCAATACAAGCATTCCTCCAAGCGTCCCAAATAATGCCAATATTCCTTCACCTGCTCCTAGTGCTCCACAACTTTCAAATGATACAAATGCTACAAATTAA
- the pyrE gene encoding orotate phosphoribosyltransferase — MNLESIYKECKAYLSGHFLLSSGKHSGFYLQSAKVLENPQLADKLCKELSLVIEQYGLDFDSICSPALGGILAGYELARACKKRFIFTERVNGKMTLRRGFEVKDKEKFIICEDIITTGGSALESAKVLEDLGAVVVGFAALANRGFCAVKNLNTNSKVNAKLPENLPLFALGNFDFEIYDEEHCPFCKEGSKAVKPGSRTN; from the coding sequence ATGAATCTAGAATCAATTTATAAAGAATGCAAGGCGTATTTAAGCGGACATTTTTTGTTAAGCTCGGGCAAACACTCCGGATTTTATTTACAAAGTGCAAAGGTTTTAGAAAATCCTCAACTTGCCGACAAGCTTTGTAAAGAATTGAGCTTAGTAATAGAACAATATGGGCTTGATTTTGATAGCATTTGCTCTCCTGCTTTAGGGGGCATACTTGCAGGATATGAACTCGCAAGAGCGTGTAAAAAAAGATTTATTTTCACTGAAAGAGTCAATGGAAAAATGACTTTAAGAAGAGGTTTTGAGGTCAAAGATAAAGAAAAATTCATAATTTGTGAAGATATTATCACCACAGGTGGAAGTGCCTTAGAAAGTGCCAAAGTTTTAGAGGATTTAGGTGCAGTGGTTGTAGGTTTTGCAGCTTTAGCAAATCGCGGTTTTTGTGCAGTTAAGAATCTTAATACAAATTCTAAAGTCAATGCTAAACTCCCCGAAAATTTACCTCTATTTGCCTTAGGAAATTTTGATTTTGAAATCTATGATGAAGAGCATTGCCCTTTTTGTAAAGAAGGCAGCAAGGCTGTAAAACCCGGAAGTCGCACAAATTAA